Below is a genomic region from Gillisia sp. Hel_I_86.
TCCTTTTTTACAACGTTTTCTTCTGCTTTATGCGATGCAATTTGTAGTTGAAGGAAAACATCCCGGTGCAGCAGCATAAGATCCTTAAAAGGTTTGGCCAAGGCATAATGTAACAAATAGCATTCTTGGGAATTCCCTTTCCCTGAAGAAATTTCTTGAAATTCCAGATCTGAAGTGGAAATATAATAGTTGGCCAATTCTGAAAAATTTAAAAGAATATTTCTTTTTAACTTTTCAGAACCAGTAATAGTATCCAGTACATTTTTATATTCATCAAGTTCTAACTCGAACTTTTTTGATGAGTAACTAGAGGTAATCTCGGATGGTTCCAAAACTTTTATTTCCATTTATAGATCAAACAACTTAGATGAACATAATAATATTTAAATATCATCTAAAGTTACATACATTTTATCTTAAATGACAAATTTAGCTTGATTCCATCTTGGTGGATGTAAAACTTAAATCAACTATAATTCATTTTCAGCAAGACCGAATTTAAAATATAATTTATAAACAATTTAAAATGAAGGTTTAAGAAACAACTATCCTTTTTTAACCCTAACAGCGTTCATTCCTTTCATTCCGCGTTCTATTTCGAAAATTACATTATCACCTTCTTTAACTTCATCAATCAATTCACTAATGTGAACGAAATATTTTTCTTGGGAATCTAGGTCATTAATAAATCCAAATCCTTTAGAGTCATTGAAGAATTCAACTTTTCCTTTATGGAAAGGATCTTCTTCTACATATTCTTTTTTGGGAACACCAATAACGATACTCTCTGCATCCACTTTTTCCTTCTTTTTATTAGGATCCGGTGGGGTATCAGTTAATTGTCCATTCTCATCTACATAAACCAACATATCTTCCAAATCGCCACTCTTTGCATTAGATTTACGCTCTTCTTTTTTACGTTGTTTTTCTTCACGTTTTTTTAAACGCTTCTTTTCTTTTTCTTTTTTACCAAAACTTTCTTGTGGTCTCGCCATTCTTACTTAAAATATTAATTGTTATAAACTCTGTTCTGCGTGAACAAATCTGGCAACTCGTAAAAACACTCGAATAGAAAGCAAAAAGATCTCAAAAAAGATAAATTGTACCGTTATTGAGGGTAACAAGATTACTTGAAGGGCATTTATACGATTACCTTTGCGTAAAAGTACAATAATAATCGCATAAATCCTTACCCATTTAACATCTGCAATATTAAAAAACAAATAATTTAATCAGCCTTTTTTCTTATTTACCATACCGCTCCCTCCCTATTTACTTATTTATAGGTATAGCGTCCAATGGGTTTTCAAAGCCAATAAACAGGACACAAGGTCCAGCGTTGCCACATTTCCCGGAATGCGGTTTTTTGGCAGGACCATACGCGTAATTTCCCTATTTTAAAGTTTGGGTATTTTCTCCTTGATAAGTAACTTCCAGTTTCCCGGACAATAAAATCATTCGTTCTACAGAATTATGCCAATGATTGGAAATATCACTATTGGCCGGTATCCTAAAAAGGATATCGACATTTGGTTTTGCCGGATCTCCATGTAAAACAGCTATTTCACAGCCATCTGGCATAAATTCCGGGCATGGCCCCCAAATTACATCAGCACTATTCACATCCTTTACCAGGGATTTTTCAAAAGTCATATTATCATTTTCCTGCCCAAAAATTAACAGCGGAAAAAAGGCAGCCATAAGTAAGCATAAACCAATGTTTCGGAATGATATTACATCTTTTTTCATATTGATATTTATTAAGGTTTAATGTTTTGATTAACCCTGAACAAATTATCGGGATCATATTTCCTTTTAACTTCCACCAATCTATCGTAGTTTCCTTTATAACTAGCTTTAATTCGCTCTTCTCCTTCATTCATTAAAAAATTGGAATAGGCCCCACCTGCCGAATGAGGATGTAAGGCTTCCCAATAATCCTTGCACCATTTTGTTATTTTAACGGCATTACCCGGATCTGGATCTACTCCTACTATTACACCAGCATATTTTGCATCGCGATATGCCCAAGCGGTTTCAGAATTCTTTTTTCTACTTGCTGCACCATTAATTGGGTACAAATGCATTTGTGATAAAGGAGTTGGGATTTGAGATCCAAATATCTTGTGTTGTTTTCTTACTTCAGGTCCCAGCTCATTAAAAAAATCGGCTCGCCAATACCATTGCAATCCGGGTGGCATTAAGCCATCAAAGAGCGTTTGAATTGCCGGATAAGGCATTTCCCCTAAATGTTCGAAAATAGGTTTCCTATCTTTAATTGGCTTAAATACTTTTTCAGCATTTTTTGGATCTCCTAAATAGCACCAAACAATTCCGCAGAACTGTTTATTATGAAGAAAATCTGGAAAAGGTGGCCCAGGAATTATCATTGTCGCTATAAACCCATTTAGATCTTCTTCTGCATTTTCAATAAATGCATCGTACCATTCCATTACCTCTTCAACTTTTTCGATAGGCCACAACATTGGTCCTCCATACACTGTCTTTACAGGATGAGCCTGAAATTTAAAAGAGGTAACAATTCCAAAATTCCCTCCGCCTCCACGTATAGCCCAGAAAAGATCTGGATATTGATGATTATTTACTGTTAGATAGGTGCCGTCTGCCATTACCATATCTACTTCCAACAAACTGTCTATGGTTAAACCATATTTTCTGGCCAAATAGCCAACTCCACCACCTAATGTAAGCCCTGCAACTCCTGTAGTAGAAATCATTCCAGAGGGAACTGCAAGACCAAAAGGATGAGTTGCATGATCTACTTCGCCCCATAAATTACCCGCTCCTACTGTTACAGTACTATCTTCTGCATTCACGCGTACAAATTTGATTTCAGAAAGATCTATTACCATTCCACCGTCGCATAAACCGAGCCCACCACCGTTATGGCCACCTCCCCTAATTGCAATCAGTAATTTGTTCTCTCTTGCAAAATTTACCGCAGCAATTACATCGGCAGTATCAATACATTTTATGATCATGCCCGGATGCTTATTGATCATTGCATTGTAGACCTTTCTGGCCTCCTCATAAATTTTGTCTTCCGGAAAAATCACTTGTCCTTTGATCTCTTTGGATAGCACCTCTTTCATTGTGGTGTCTACTGTTCCCGTTAATTCCATAACCAAACTATTTATTAATGAATATTTACATCGCAATAATCGAAAAATGAAAGTTTATCATTTCTTAGTATTTTAATTCTGGGGGGTAAATTAAATGGGATAGCTGGAGGGAGTACTCTGATATTTAGAAACTTAAAGGTAGTAAATAAAATTAACCCAATGGTGTATTTAAGTTAATTGTAGATGGGAAAAATTTTGATTTTCCAGTTTTGTGGCTTTAATTATTTTTACTAACCATATTTAAATTTATCGTTATCATATGCGTGTACCAATATGCCAGCAATTCCAAACGAGACCCTGAAATTTCCAAAGTGAATCAGTACAGGGTGATGGGATAGTTAAATGTCTTTCTAGTTAAAAACAGATATGCAAAAAAAATTAAATCAAAACATCGCTACTAGAATTCGGATTAAGGCAGTATCAATCGGTATAAGGATCGGCTGCGTCCTTTTTGGATTGCCAAGGAAATTTCCCTTCAATTTCAACTTGAAGGGAAATGCTTAAAAATGTTCTTATAAGTACAATCACTCCAAGAGTAAATACTTTCCCTAAGGTAGGTTCTGTAACGACCGTTGCAATAATATCTGCAGCAACCAAAACTTCCAGGCCTAATAAAATTGCTTTCCCAAGCTCTCGTCTTAATCTTGTATAGAGATGGTTTTTAAACTTTAATTGAGCGATTAGAAATCGAAAAAGAGCTATTAATGCGCCTAGTGCAATTATAACAACCCCTATAGCTTCCAATCCCCTCGCTACATACTCTATATACTGTTTTACTTCATCCATAGTTGAAAAATAGGAAGTGATTAGGGAAAAAGCAGCTATTCTTTAGTTGGCACCATATAAACGGGAACTTTTGTGTCCTTTAGTACTTTTGAAGCAACATCCCCAATAAAAATTTTCTCTAAAATACTATGGCTGTGAGTACCTAAGACGATGGTATTGGCATTCCAATGGGATGCATATTCCAAGATCATATCGGCCGTACTTCCTTCAAGTACTTTAGTTTCCACTTTTGGGTCTTTAAAATGGGTTTTTACGGTATCTAAAAAATTCCCAGCTACCCGTTTCATCTCCTTGTTTATATTTAAATCTACTTCGGCGTCAAAGCCATTATAGCCCATAAAAGTTGGATATTGAACTCCATAATATTGAACGTCGGCAATAACATGAAGAAGACAGACTTCAGCATTTAAAGATTTAGCGAGTTCATATCCAGAATTTGCTACCATTTCAGAAGTAGGATTGTAATCTATACATATAAGAACTTTTTTCATATTTAAAATATTTAAATAGTTATAACAGAATTAAAATGCGGATAAGAAAGTGTCACTAATTTCGTAATAAATTAAATGATCTTATAAAAATTAGTAAGTTAATTTTAGTCTTTTAAAAGTTCGATTCAGAATTTCTCCTTTTATAATTATTCCTTTTCGATTAAATTGTTGAACTTAGAAAAAATGAACCTTAATTAAAACTTTATTTTGTTAAACAATTGTAAATATGACAATGGTTAGATTTTTTCTGTAATTATCAC
It encodes:
- a CDS encoding cupin, which gives rise to MKKDVISFRNIGLCLLMAAFFPLLIFGQENDNMTFEKSLVKDVNSADVIWGPCPEFMPDGCEIAVLHGDPAKPNVDILFRIPANSDISNHWHNSVERMILLSGKLEVTYQGENTQTLK
- a CDS encoding DUF1622 domain-containing protein, which codes for MDEVKQYIEYVARGLEAIGVVIIALGALIALFRFLIAQLKFKNHLYTRLRRELGKAILLGLEVLVAADIIATVVTEPTLGKVFTLGVIVLIRTFLSISLQVEIEGKFPWQSKKDAADPYTD
- a CDS encoding universal stress protein yields the protein MKKVLICIDYNPTSEMVANSGYELAKSLNAEVCLLHVIADVQYYGVQYPTFMGYNGFDAEVDLNINKEMKRVAGNFLDTVKTHFKDPKVETKVLEGSTADMILEYASHWNANTIVLGTHSHSILEKIFIGDVASKVLKDTKVPVYMVPTKE
- a CDS encoding FAD-binding oxidoreductase; the protein is MELTGTVDTTMKEVLSKEIKGQVIFPEDKIYEEARKVYNAMINKHPGMIIKCIDTADVIAAVNFARENKLLIAIRGGGHNGGGLGLCDGGMVIDLSEIKFVRVNAEDSTVTVGAGNLWGEVDHATHPFGLAVPSGMISTTGVAGLTLGGGVGYLARKYGLTIDSLLEVDMVMADGTYLTVNNHQYPDLFWAIRGGGGNFGIVTSFKFQAHPVKTVYGGPMLWPIEKVEEVMEWYDAFIENAEEDLNGFIATMIIPGPPFPDFLHNKQFCGIVWCYLGDPKNAEKVFKPIKDRKPIFEHLGEMPYPAIQTLFDGLMPPGLQWYWRADFFNELGPEVRKQHKIFGSQIPTPLSQMHLYPINGAASRKKNSETAWAYRDAKYAGVIVGVDPDPGNAVKITKWCKDYWEALHPHSAGGAYSNFLMNEGEERIKASYKGNYDRLVEVKRKYDPDNLFRVNQNIKP
- a CDS encoding cold-shock protein, with amino-acid sequence MARPQESFGKKEKEKKRLKKREEKQRKKEERKSNAKSGDLEDMLVYVDENGQLTDTPPDPNKKKEKVDAESIVIGVPKKEYVEEDPFHKGKVEFFNDSKGFGFINDLDSQEKYFVHISELIDEVKEGDNVIFEIERGMKGMNAVRVKKG